The following coding sequences are from one Arcobacter nitrofigilis DSM 7299 window:
- a CDS encoding acetolactate synthase large subunit, whose product MKASDLFVKALENEGVEYIFGIPGEENLDFLESLRKSNIKLVLTRHEQGAGFMAATYGRLTGKVGVCISTLGPGATNFATAAAYAQLGGMPMMMITGQKPIKKSKQGRFQIIDIVGMMRPMTKYAKQVVNGNNIPSMVREAFKVATAERPGAVHIELPEDIAEEEAGDHVYPVRAVRYPYADKTTILQAVRMIESAKKPLVLIGAGANRNRIGDALTDFINDTGIPFFTTQMGKGVVDDNHKLCLGTAALSADDFIHAAISTADLIINVGHDVIEKPPFFMEEGPDACKVIHLNFSPSEVDDTYFPHLDVVGDIAGSVTDLNRALSPQDHWDFDFYKTVIRTINVRLTKYFGDMRFPILPQRAVKTIRDILAPEDILTLDNGVYKIWFARNYKAARPNTVLLDNALATMGAGLPSAMTAKMVHPERKVVAVCGDGGFMMNSQELETAVRLGLDITVVILNDNAFGMIKWKQTGMGFETFGLDYDNPDFVKYAESYGAIGHRPTSCEEFTETLEKCVNSKGVHLIDLAVDYSLNHAILNDLVKNAETLLEGE is encoded by the coding sequence ATGAAGGCATCTGATTTATTTGTAAAAGCCTTAGAAAATGAAGGCGTTGAGTACATATTTGGAATACCTGGTGAAGAAAATTTAGATTTTTTAGAATCACTAAGAAAATCTAACATTAAATTAGTTTTAACAAGGCATGAGCAAGGGGCAGGATTCATGGCTGCAACTTATGGTAGATTAACAGGAAAAGTTGGAGTTTGTATCTCTACTCTTGGCCCTGGAGCTACTAACTTTGCAACAGCAGCAGCTTATGCTCAACTTGGTGGAATGCCAATGATGATGATTACTGGACAAAAACCAATTAAAAAATCTAAACAAGGTAGATTTCAAATTATTGATATCGTTGGTATGATGAGACCAATGACTAAATATGCTAAACAAGTTGTAAATGGAAATAATATTCCATCAATGGTAAGAGAAGCATTTAAAGTAGCAACAGCAGAAAGACCAGGTGCAGTTCATATTGAATTACCTGAAGATATCGCAGAAGAAGAGGCTGGAGATCACGTTTACCCAGTAAGAGCTGTAAGATATCCATATGCTGATAAAACTACTATTTTACAAGCAGTTAGAATGATAGAATCTGCAAAAAAACCATTGGTTTTAATTGGAGCGGGGGCAAACAGAAATAGAATAGGTGATGCCTTAACTGATTTTATTAATGATACAGGAATTCCATTCTTTACTACTCAAATGGGTAAAGGTGTGGTTGATGATAATCACAAATTATGTTTAGGAACTGCTGCACTTTCAGCTGATGACTTTATTCACGCTGCTATTTCAACAGCTGATTTAATTATCAATGTTGGGCATGATGTTATTGAAAAACCACCATTTTTTATGGAAGAAGGTCCGGATGCTTGTAAAGTTATTCACCTAAACTTCTCTCCATCAGAAGTTGATGATACATATTTCCCTCATTTAGATGTTGTTGGTGATATTGCAGGAAGTGTTACAGATTTAAATAGAGCTTTATCTCCACAAGATCATTGGGATTTTGATTTTTATAAAACAGTTATTAGAACTATCAATGTTAGATTAACTAAATATTTTGGTGATATGAGATTCCCTATTTTACCTCAAAGAGCTGTAAAAACTATTAGAGATATTTTAGCACCTGAAGATATTTTAACACTAGATAATGGTGTATATAAAATCTGGTTTGCAAGAAATTATAAAGCAGCTAGACCAAATACAGTATTATTAGATAATGCCTTAGCTACTATGGGAGCTGGTCTTCCATCAGCAATGACAGCTAAAATGGTTCATCCTGAGAGAAAAGTAGTTGCAGTTTGTGGTGATGGTGGATTTATGATGAATTCACAAGAGCTTGAAACAGCGGTAAGACTTGGTCTTGATATTACAGTAGTAATTTTAAATGATAATGCATTTGGAATGATTAAATGGAAACAAACAGGTATGGGATTTGAAACATTTGGACTTGACTATGACAATCCAGATTTTGTAAAATATGCAGAGAGTTATGGTGCAATTGGACACAGACCAACATCTTGTGAAGAGTTTACTGAAACATTAGAAAAATGTGTAAATTCTAAAGGTGTTCATTTAATAGATTTAGCTGTTGACTATTCATTAAATCATGCTATATTAAATGATCTTGTGAAAAATGCAGAAACATTATTAGAAGGAGAATAG
- a CDS encoding HAD family hydrolase, with product MKSLIFDLDGTLINSLLDIALSMNKVLEKHGYASHEIDKYNHFVGDGALVLVKNAMPKDATENEIKVALKSFIEIYEQNTHNNTFAYEGIYEMLEKLERLKIKKAILSNKPHKFTLKYMENLFNNFHFQEIHGQKVDVPKKPDPTMAIEIATKLNTKIEDMIFVGDTATDMKTAKNAGMIAVGVEWGFRTVEELLENGADFIVKTPQDIIEILNKLK from the coding sequence ATGAAATCTCTAATTTTTGATTTAGATGGTACCTTAATAAATTCTCTTTTAGATATAGCACTTAGCATGAATAAAGTTTTAGAAAAACATGGTTATGCAAGTCATGAGATTGACAAATATAACCATTTTGTTGGGGATGGTGCTTTAGTTTTAGTAAAAAATGCTATGCCAAAAGATGCAACAGAAAATGAAATTAAAGTAGCACTAAAAAGTTTCATAGAAATTTATGAACAAAATACTCACAATAATACTTTTGCTTATGAGGGTATTTATGAAATGTTAGAAAAATTAGAAAGGCTTAAAATTAAAAAAGCGATTTTATCTAACAAACCACACAAATTTACTTTAAAATATATGGAAAATCTATTTAATAATTTTCATTTTCAAGAGATTCATGGACAAAAAGTTGATGTTCCCAAAAAACCAGATCCTACAATGGCTATAGAAATTGCTACAAAACTAAACACAAAAATTGAAGATATGATTTTTGTAGGAGATACAGCAACAGATATGAAAACAGCCAAAAATGCAGGGATGATTGCAGTTGGCGTAGAATGGGGATTTAGAACGGTTGAAGAGTTACTTGAAAATGGGGCAGATTTTATAGTAAAAACTCCACAAGATATAATAGAAATATTAAACAAACTAAAATAA
- a CDS encoding DUF4405 domain-containing protein: MNLKKITSLTMMFVMIIMSYTGIMLFISPPGRIANWANWKLFGLSKESYVQIHSMFMLLFILMTLLHVYYNWKPLTSYMRNTAREMIVFTKEMLVSLVIIIVFLIGTISFIPPFSSFLSFGKEVQNSWEKEYGTAPYAHAELSSLKMFVKKMAYDLEKTQEILKTNNIKFEVTQSLNQIGDNNNLSPQFIYNLLRKNFEKAGEETIQLTGMGRKTITEVAKTLRLSDVELISKLKALGIEAKEDEKFREVAEKYNMSPMDVIENLGYKKPE, encoded by the coding sequence ATGAACCTGAAAAAGATTACTTCACTAACAATGATGTTTGTGATGATTATTATGAGTTACACTGGTATTATGCTTTTTATTTCTCCTCCTGGAAGAATTGCAAATTGGGCAAATTGGAAATTATTTGGTCTAAGCAAAGAAAGTTATGTGCAAATTCATTCAATGTTTATGCTCCTTTTTATATTGATGACCTTACTTCATGTCTATTATAATTGGAAACCTCTTACTAGTTATATGAGAAATACTGCTAGAGAGATGATCGTTTTTACAAAAGAGATGTTAGTTTCTCTTGTCATAATAATAGTTTTTTTAATAGGAACTATTTCTTTTATTCCTCCCTTTTCTTCTTTTTTAAGCTTTGGGAAAGAAGTACAAAACTCTTGGGAAAAAGAGTATGGAACAGCTCCTTATGCCCATGCAGAATTATCTTCTCTTAAAATGTTTGTTAAAAAAATGGCTTATGATTTAGAAAAAACCCAAGAAATTTTAAAAACAAATAATATTAAATTTGAAGTTACTCAAAGTCTAAATCAAATCGGTGATAATAATAACTTAAGTCCTCAATTTATCTATAATCTTTTAAGAAAAAATTTTGAAAAAGCGGGAGAAGAGACTATTCAACTAACAGGAATGGGTAGAAAAACTATAACTGAAGTTGCAAAAACTTTGAGATTATCTGATGTTGAGCTTATTTCAAAATTAAAAGCTTTGGGAATTGAGGCAAAAGAAGATGAAAAGTTTAGAGAAGTGGCAGAAAAATATAATATGAGTCCCATGGATGTTATAGAGAACTTAGGATATAAAAAACCAGAATAA